The Acidimicrobiales bacterium genome window below encodes:
- a CDS encoding carboxymuconolactone decarboxylase family protein gives MHAHETLDELRGEGRALRELIPEVYSGYVRLSGAAMAEGTLSTRLKELIALAVSVTRECDGCIAAHARGAARAGAGAAEVAEAIGVAIMMNGGPGTVWGPRAYAAFLEFAAAPAEGQPLTSS, from the coding sequence ATGCACGCGCACGAGACGCTGGACGAGCTCAGGGGGGAAGGTCGCGCTCTCCGGGAGCTGATCCCGGAGGTCTACTCGGGCTATGTCCGCCTCTCGGGGGCGGCGATGGCCGAGGGAACCCTTTCGACGCGGTTGAAGGAGCTCATCGCGCTGGCAGTGAGCGTCACGCGCGAGTGCGACGGCTGCATCGCCGCCCATGCACGGGGTGCGGCGCGTGCCGGGGCGGGCGCGGCCGAGGTCGCCGAGGCGATCGGGGTGGCCATCATGATGAACGGTGGCCCGGGAACGGTTTGGGGCCCACGGGCCTATGCCGCGTTCCTCGAGTTCGCCGCCGCCCCCGCGGAGGGACAACCCTTAACCTCTAGTTGA
- a CDS encoding amidohydrolase family protein, with amino-acid sequence MFIDADTHVDECEDTWSYFPKSREELRPGTMTFLEGSAPSYLRPGYHRAWFIDGQLFQRQVRSDERTGTTVEARELHDVRSRVKDMDELGVSHHVIYPTLFLNELTRRPELEIALCESYNRWLADRCSESDGRLQWVAVAPLSSIPDALAEIRRARDAGACGIFKRGIECGDRNVADPYFAPVYELAQGLDLPICLHSARPYRIVTDLMTRLQTGLESGLYVQDAFSRVLKSRLPERYPTLRIGFIEAGAGWLAHVLWSARADQSKDVALGAGSERAKERNREVLAEGRLFVTCEVSEDLPQIISEVGDASLIVGSDYGHPDRASVWGAHTRIVERPDIPATASDRLTRVNAAAFYGLATD; translated from the coding sequence ATGTTCATTGACGCCGACACGCACGTTGACGAGTGCGAAGACACATGGTCGTACTTTCCGAAGTCCAGGGAGGAGCTGCGACCCGGCACAATGACATTCCTCGAGGGGAGTGCCCCCTCCTACCTCCGCCCCGGTTATCACCGGGCGTGGTTCATCGATGGACAGCTCTTCCAGCGGCAAGTACGCAGCGATGAGCGCACTGGAACCACGGTCGAAGCTCGGGAGCTCCACGATGTGCGCTCCAGGGTGAAAGACATGGACGAGCTCGGCGTCAGCCATCACGTCATCTATCCGACGCTCTTCCTCAACGAGCTCACTCGGCGGCCGGAGCTCGAGATCGCGCTCTGCGAGAGCTACAACCGCTGGCTCGCCGACCGCTGCTCGGAGAGCGACGGACGGCTGCAGTGGGTCGCGGTGGCACCGCTCAGCTCGATCCCTGACGCGCTCGCCGAAATCCGGCGGGCTCGAGACGCGGGGGCCTGTGGCATCTTCAAGCGAGGGATCGAATGCGGCGACCGCAACGTCGCAGACCCCTACTTCGCTCCGGTCTACGAGCTGGCACAGGGGCTCGATCTGCCCATCTGTCTACACTCGGCGCGTCCGTATCGGATCGTGACAGATCTGATGACCCGGCTGCAGACGGGCCTCGAGTCCGGACTCTACGTCCAGGACGCGTTTTCCCGGGTGCTCAAATCACGGCTCCCCGAGCGTTACCCGACCCTCCGGATCGGCTTCATCGAGGCGGGTGCAGGATGGCTTGCGCACGTGCTTTGGTCGGCGCGCGCCGACCAAAGCAAGGACGTCGCACTCGGCGCGGGGAGCGAGCGGGCCAAGGAGCGCAATCGCGAAGTGCTAGCTGAAGGGCGCCTGTTCGTCACTTGCGAAGTGAGCGAGGATCTCCCCCAAATCATCTCCGAGGTGGGCGACGCCAGCCTGATCGTGGGCTCGGACTACGGGCACCCGGACCGCGCGTCTGTCTGGGGAGCGCATACGCGGATCGTCGAACGGCCAGACATACCTGCCACCGCGAGCGACCGGCTCACGCGCGTGAACGCCGCCGCCTTCTACGGCCTCGCTACCGACTGA
- a CDS encoding ferredoxin, which produces MAMDQAGRVLRVIVDFDTCESHANCMRAAPTVFEVRDDMCLYLLDETPGESLRAAVEEAARSCPTESIFIVDDA; this is translated from the coding sequence ATGGCGATGGATCAGGCCGGGCGTGTCTTGCGCGTAATAGTCGACTTCGACACCTGCGAGAGTCACGCGAACTGTATGCGGGCCGCTCCTACGGTCTTCGAGGTACGCGATGACATGTGCCTCTACCTGCTCGACGAAACGCCCGGCGAGTCGCTCCGGGCGGCGGTCGAGGAGGCGGCGAGGAGCTGTCCAACCGAGTCGATCTTCATTGTCGACGACGCCTAG
- a CDS encoding cupin domain-containing protein: protein MAQQAFHYEMPPEAKARPKTAVDVMRTELLSVGIQIVNGGGETNLHAHNGEDAVWLVLGGQAAFYNADGDRLLIGRHEMVVLPSGTKYWFESASDEPLEIVRIGAKDPRVAPSRTDVTSRDRVARVGATPHVQAEQIVAIPA from the coding sequence ATGGCGCAACAGGCGTTCCACTACGAGATGCCTCCTGAGGCCAAGGCCCGGCCGAAGACGGCGGTCGATGTGATGCGGACTGAGCTCTTGTCAGTGGGCATCCAGATCGTCAACGGGGGCGGCGAGACCAACCTCCACGCCCACAACGGCGAGGATGCCGTCTGGCTCGTGCTCGGTGGCCAGGCCGCCTTCTACAACGCTGACGGCGACCGACTGCTCATCGGACGCCACGAGATGGTGGTCCTCCCGTCGGGGACGAAGTACTGGTTCGAATCCGCTAGTGACGAGCCGCTCGAGATAGTGCGGATCGGCGCCAAGGACCCCCGCGTCGCCCCTTCTCGCACCGACGTCACCTCGCGCGACCGGGTCGCCCGCGTCGGCGCCACCCCGCACGTCCAGGCCGAACAGATCGTCGCGATCCCCGCCTGA
- a CDS encoding cupin domain-containing protein, producing the protein MPKPTAYRYELPEDIGNVKDLVDIWSTEVLGTQVQVVRSGGETNLHAHNGVDSMWFVLAGTAAFYDEDNKKYVLNKHEMIVLPSGTKYWFESLAEEPLEVMHITGRDPRVTPTRTDVTPLPERVGRIPHRQVEKLEPIDS; encoded by the coding sequence ATGCCCAAGCCAACTGCTTATCGCTACGAGCTCCCCGAGGACATTGGGAACGTGAAGGATCTCGTCGACATCTGGTCGACCGAGGTTCTTGGGACCCAGGTACAAGTTGTCCGAAGCGGCGGCGAGACGAACCTCCACGCCCACAACGGCGTCGACTCGATGTGGTTCGTGCTCGCGGGAACCGCGGCGTTCTACGACGAGGACAACAAGAAGTACGTGCTCAACAAGCACGAGATGATCGTGCTTCCCTCGGGCACGAAGTACTGGTTCGAGTCCCTCGCCGAGGAGCCGCTCGAGGTTATGCACATCACAGGTCGTGATCCACGCGTGACGCCGACACGCACCGACGTCACTCCACTCCCCGAGCGGGTCGGGCGCATCCCTCACCGCCAGGTCGAAAAGCTCGAGCCCATCGACAGCTGA
- a CDS encoding nicotinate phosphoribosyltransferase, producing MPTSLRTDLYELNMAASYRTRGMDGLATFSLFVRQLPASRGFLIASGIEECLDWLEDLHFGAEELATLEGLGFNESQLAALDGLEFTGDVWGVPEGRVVLANEPLVEVTAPIAEAQLVETMLLNELTFQTNVTTKAARCRLAAGSEIGLVEFGMRRAQSIDAAMLAARGSAIAGFSATSNVEAARIYGLVAAGTMAHSYIEAFEDERAAFDAFAEDFPGRSTFLVDTYDQGRGVEHAISVIKARGLEEHAAIRIDSGDLAVVTRQARAALDAAGLTGVRIMVSGALDEYQIAPLVAGGAPIDAMGIGTRLVTIADAPYLDSAYKLVEFDGRPVAKLSEGKVTLPGAKQVFRAADFHDTLGLRGEAPPAGTTPLLEPMLVGGRRQAFSVNPLEQAAARCAHELAHLPAALRELEAPEQRTPQLSSTLADLAEELHHRLRAR from the coding sequence ATGCCGACCTCGCTGCGCACCGACCTCTACGAACTGAACATGGCCGCGAGCTACCGGACGCGGGGAATGGACGGGCTCGCGACCTTCAGCCTCTTCGTCCGCCAGCTCCCCGCCTCACGGGGCTTCCTCATCGCCTCGGGGATCGAGGAGTGCCTCGACTGGCTGGAGGACCTGCACTTCGGCGCCGAGGAGCTCGCCACCCTCGAAGGGCTCGGCTTCAACGAGTCCCAGCTCGCGGCGCTCGACGGTCTCGAGTTCACCGGTGACGTCTGGGGAGTTCCCGAGGGCCGCGTCGTCCTCGCCAACGAGCCCCTCGTCGAGGTCACCGCACCGATCGCCGAGGCCCAGCTCGTCGAGACGATGCTCCTCAACGAGCTCACCTTCCAGACCAATGTCACCACCAAGGCCGCCCGCTGCCGCCTTGCCGCCGGCTCCGAGATCGGCCTCGTCGAGTTCGGGATGCGCAGGGCACAGAGCATCGACGCGGCGATGCTCGCGGCGCGCGGCAGCGCGATCGCCGGCTTCTCGGCGACGAGCAACGTCGAGGCCGCGCGGATCTACGGCCTCGTCGCGGCGGGGACGATGGCGCACTCCTACATCGAGGCCTTCGAGGATGAACGGGCTGCCTTCGACGCCTTCGCCGAGGACTTCCCCGGCCGCTCGACCTTCCTCGTCGACACCTACGACCAGGGCCGCGGTGTCGAGCACGCGATCTCGGTGATCAAGGCCCGCGGCCTCGAGGAGCATGCCGCGATCCGCATCGACAGCGGGGACCTCGCCGTCGTCACTCGACAGGCACGCGCCGCCCTCGACGCCGCCGGGCTCACCGGCGTGCGGATCATGGTCTCCGGCGCGCTCGACGAGTACCAGATCGCCCCGCTCGTCGCCGGTGGAGCGCCGATCGACGCGATGGGCATCGGTACCCGCCTCGTCACGATCGCCGACGCCCCCTACCTCGACAGCGCCTACAAGCTCGTCGAGTTCGACGGCCGCCCCGTCGCCAAGCTCTCCGAGGGGAAAGTCACCCTGCCTGGGGCCAAGCAGGTCTTCCGCGCCGCGGACTTCCACGACACGCTCGGCCTCCGCGGCGAGGCACCGCCCGCTGGCACGACCCCCCTGCTCGAGCCAATGCTGGTGGGTGGTCGGCGCCAGGCATTCTCGGTCAACCCCCTTGAGCAGGCGGCGGCCCGCTGTGCGCACGAGCTCGCCCACCTCCCTGCTGCGCTGCGGGAGCTTGAGGCGCCGGAACAGCGCACACCGCAGCTGAGCAGCACGCTCGCCGATCTCGCCGAGGAGCTCCATCACCGCCTTCGGGCGCGCTGA
- a CDS encoding LacI family DNA-binding transcriptional regulator has product MTTLRDIARETGCSTATVSRALNGAAHVDPKTRRRIEAAATALGYRSNVLARALRRHQSGTIGLVIPSLEKYNYAAAVRLLHDALSAEDYQLILCCHRDDPALELRALQSLADRQVDAIVHVPFDDAGAAALLQLAEPLPIVELYRRSRATDVDAVVGDDERGGHDLAEHVLAAGHRRIALVIGGAELSTTKGRVAGFSRAVREAGVSADDCPVFYGTSGLAWGQQVVDELLAAADPPTAIITGSTQIALGAMQQLVRAGAQIPRDVSFVAYSNADWCELMSPPVTTYEIPQPEMGLMAAQLLLNHLRPSIDHDLQPRTVSFSGRLLVRASVGAPRQYRPLRSGVLVG; this is encoded by the coding sequence GTGACGACCCTCCGTGACATCGCGCGTGAGACGGGATGCTCCACGGCGACGGTCTCGCGCGCCCTCAACGGCGCCGCCCATGTCGACCCGAAGACTCGCAGACGCATCGAGGCCGCAGCAACAGCCCTCGGCTACCGATCGAACGTCCTCGCACGCGCGCTCAGGCGACACCAGTCCGGAACGATCGGCCTCGTCATTCCAAGCCTTGAGAAATACAACTACGCCGCGGCGGTCCGCCTGCTGCACGACGCGCTCTCCGCGGAGGACTATCAGCTCATCCTGTGCTGCCACCGCGACGACCCCGCGCTCGAGCTCCGCGCGCTCCAGTCACTTGCCGATCGCCAAGTTGACGCGATCGTCCACGTTCCCTTCGATGACGCGGGCGCCGCCGCGCTGCTGCAGCTGGCGGAGCCGCTGCCGATCGTCGAGCTCTACCGCCGCTCGCGCGCAACCGACGTCGACGCTGTCGTAGGCGACGACGAACGGGGCGGCCACGACCTCGCCGAGCACGTGCTCGCTGCCGGGCACCGACGGATCGCACTGGTCATCGGCGGTGCAGAGCTGAGCACCACCAAGGGCCGGGTCGCCGGCTTCTCGCGTGCGGTGCGCGAGGCAGGGGTCTCAGCTGATGACTGTCCCGTCTTTTACGGGACGTCGGGACTCGCGTGGGGCCAGCAGGTGGTGGACGAGCTGCTGGCCGCCGCCGACCCGCCGACCGCGATCATCACCGGCAGCACCCAGATCGCGCTCGGGGCGATGCAGCAGCTCGTGAGAGCCGGTGCGCAGATCCCCCGTGACGTCTCCTTCGTGGCCTATTCGAACGCCGACTGGTGCGAACTCATGAGCCCCCCGGTCACGACGTACGAGATCCCCCAGCCGGAGATGGGTTTGATGGCGGCGCAGTTGCTCCTCAACCATCTGCGGCCGTCGATCGACCACGATTTGCAGCCTCGCACCGTAAGCTTCTCGGGGAGACTGTTAGTACGTGCCTCGGTGGGTGCCCCCCGCCAATATCGCCCACTGCGTAGTGGCGTGCTCGTCGGCTAA